AGAGATTGTAGTGTTGTATTTTCCCAATTCTCTTTGGGGACAAAAATCCTAATTGGTATCCCAAGACAGTTCAATTTAATTGTTGtacagtttctttttcttcttcatattcaTTCTTGAACTATATTTGGCTTTTCATTTTACTAGATCTCTGGACCACTTCTTGATGAAAGCCAAGTACGGTGCATTGTGGATGAGATTAAACATGTTATAACTGCTAGCTCCTCAAGAAAGCATGAAAGAATGGAGAGGGCAAAAGCTGAAGATTTTGATGCAGATGAGAGAGAATTActtgatgaagaaaatgagcaagaagaagaagttttTGATCAGGTAAGTTATTGGAATAGACATGCCATCACATGGCATCTAGTAGTTTTTTCAggtctttaaaattttgaagattagTTTGAGAATGAGGTTGTATGccttatttttgtattttgatcaGGTTGGTGATTGTTTGGGAACTTTGATCAAGACTTTTAAGGCCTCGTTCTTGCCTATGTTTGATGAACTCTCATCATATTTGACACCTATGTGGGTAAGTTTCTTGAAACTTGTGTCTCTGTAACACTTACTAATTTTGATCTTAAAAAATAGCCACCGTTTGAAATTGACTCTACATTAGCTTTTCATTGTTTACAAGGTTTGCCCAAACACTTCTGTTTCTCTCCAATACAAAGATGTAAAGTTGTGTCGACAAAGTTGCTAAGAACTTCACCCaagtgaaaatgaaatataatttctttttaagttattcCAAAATCTGTATATCTGCTTTACATTAGGCGATGGCTATCAGATTTATTCTATCACTTCTTCATTCACTATATTATGTTCGAAATTTATAGCCGGACATCAAAAGTGCATATAGCGAGACATCAGAAGTTCGACATATATAGACCCATACATATAAgttgcaaataaaaattatacgacatgcacttttttttttttttttttttccttaaaataaGTGCATgttgtaaacttttttttgcAACTTATATATACAAGTCTGCAGAAAGTAATGTGTTTGAAATGCATCTGAAAgtacttaatttttaattgtcaCAATCTTTGGTGTGCAGGGTAAGGATAGAACAGCCGAGGAGAGGAGAATAGCAATATGTATTTTTGATGATGTTGTGGAACATTGCCGTGAAGCAGCCCTCAGGTAATCATTTCATTGTAATTTACTGCCCTCTATGAGCATTTTGTGTTGATTTTCTTATTGTGAATCAGGTACTATGATACCTACCTTCCTTTCTTGTTGGAGGCATGCAATGACGAGAATCCTGATGTCCGTCAGGTCTGTTCTTCCCTTGTatggttgtaaatattgattttatttttagtagcTGACAAGCTTTATCTAATTCAAGCATTACTCTATTTGCAGGCTGCTGTTTATGGTATTGGTGTTTGTGCTGAGTTTGGTGGATCTGTATTCAAACCACTTGTTCAAGGTTGGCTTCATTTGGATCGTCGTTTTTGAGCTGTTGAGTTCTCTCTCTTATAAATGGTGAATGAACTTGttatcttctctttcttttttgcagAGGCACTTTCCAGGTTGGATGTTGTGATACGGCACCCGAATGCACAACATTCTGAAAACATAATGGCATATGACAATGCTGTTTCAGCTCTTGGAAAGATATGTCAGTTTCACAGAGACAGTATAAATGCACCTCAGGTACAAGtctttgtttcttctcatGAATTCTTATTTGTCAGTGCTGGCAGCATTTTCTTCCTAGTGTTTAAATGAATTCACTTTTCCTTTCCTAGTGCAATAGATTTTATGATGATAGATCCTGTTTATTGCACCGATAGATCCTGTTCACAACCGCATCACTTAAGGTGTGTGTACAAGGAGTTGGTACACGATTATTTGTGTCTTATATGCTTctgtaattattttctttggcaGTTGGTTCCTGCTTGGCTAGGCTGTTTGCCTATCAAGGGAGATTTAATTGAGGCAAAGTTGGTGCATGATCAGCTTTGTTCAATGGTTGAAAGGTTGAAATTTCGATCCCAGAGTACATTCTACTCAAATTTCTTTGCCTTATTCATTGTTTAATCATGTTTTTCCTGCATTTAATTAACAGGTCCGATAAAGAACTCTTAGGTCCCAACAATCAATATCTTCCCAAAATTGTTTCCATTTTTGCTGAGGTATGCTATATCATAAGATGTTCTGTAACTGTAATTGTCTACTTATAAACACAAGAACTTTGTGGTAATAGGGATCTTGGGAACTTTAGTAATAATTGTATTCTTGACCTCCTAAGATGTTTTGTATActtcaatttctcaatttcttgGGGCATTGTTGATCTAGGTTCTATGCGCGGGTAAGGATCTTGCGACGGAGCAAACTGCCAGTAGAATGGTAAACCTTTTGAGGCAGCTTCAGCAAACTCTACCACCGTCCACACTGGCATCGACCTGGTCATCTTTGCAACCACAGCAGCAGCTTGCACTTCAATCAATCCTCTCATCTTAGTGTAATTGGAATTGGCAAGACAGATCATTTTGTGTCAGATCCTGAGTTGGTTAACATCTCCTGAATGGGTTGGTTGGCTGTGTGTTTTCTTGGTATTTTTTGAAGCATTTTAGCCCGATAATGTCATCATCATCCCTTTTGCATTGCGAAGCACAGCAGTCATCCCTTGAAGAAatctgctgctgctgctgcggCATTGGCGTCGCGTGTTTTTGTGATCCTGTCTCataatgtattatttatttttttgcgCGCTTGTTTAAAGCATCGATTTTGCATGGTCCAAAGGCGACAAGAAAGAGTTGTTATAGTTTGTGTGTATAGTACAAAATTATTGGTGTACTAGAGTCCCTACCcctcagaaaaaaaaaagtgaagcaAGCAAAAAATAATGTCGAGTGGGTAATTGTTATTTTGAGGCTTTGAAGTTTTGGAAAAGTTGAGGTCAAAGCGTGTCATTGAAACAGAGAACGGttaagttttggtttttggttctTTACATCTTCAGTATGATTATTTAAACAGAAGTTGCCAGTTTTGCTTATGGTGTTTTTTTTCAGTATGACTGCAGGGAGGAGTGCTCAAACCTCCATCTTTGGGATATGTCAATTACAATCAAGCTAAGTTCGCATTAGCTTATTTATGGTGAGTTATGATTGTGTTCATGATGAAATGgaagttctttttcttttcttttcttttcttttttgttgaagGTTTATGGTTTTGAGTGTGGTGGAACCCATTGGACATTATTTTATGAAGTGGTCACATGGCTTAATATTAGAggtattttctaattatattcAGTGTTATTAGGGaagatttagatttttttttacccaaCATTTGATGATTATAGtgagaatttttaaattaggtTTGAATCAGGTCCAAATTTAATGATGGTTATTACCTACGAGTTACaaaactgattttttttttctatcaagGATTGgtgtttttcttcctaataacaacaataaggttaaaatgttgttttgtttgtgtattttgaagattttttcatttttagttcaaatatttttaattttcacacTTTTCAACAAcattaaatttgagaaactaaatttaactGTGATTTATGCTCAATCACGAGGTTAAGAGAAcccaaataatatttactttttggtCCACTCTTTGAAGCTTCTTCAATTCTTAGGTGATCTTCGTCCTCAATCGAATTCAACTTCATTGGATCATGTAGGTTGCATCTTTGTTCATCATCTAGGCTTCTAGTATTACGATTCTTATACTTCTACATCCCTTTGGAACTTAATCGAGATGAgttcaaacataaaattaaataatacaacaTGGGAGTATTGATTTGagaagttttttaaaacagtgacgtactaaatttaagattaatcGATATAAAAAGAAGTAGAGTGGCCATTTTAtagaatgatattttaatctaataatctaataataaataatagtcgtagtaataataataataattattgatatGTTTGCACTTCAAAAGCTTCCAAAAATATACCTTTACAATTTATGGATAAAGCTATTAAATGATATTCCCTCTCCTATTTAACAACTccatcaataataaatttcaaatagttATGATAAAGAAAGTATTAAGTTAAAACACATTGTCATATCATATAATAAGGAGACACAACTACgtcatcttttttatataaaaaaaaaattaagaatttgatttaattttattaacaaaaggaaataatgtgacatactttttaagaaaagagtaataatatatatttttatatatataaagattattttaataatggATGATCATTATTGCATTGCTACTTGCCTTGGTGATTTGGATGTTACAACAATGACGACGTGCAATATGGGACACCATTATTTCcctatttattcattttcttaatctcttttactaattattaaaaaaaataaaagttaggCTACTTTGTAAATTCAATCaatgatttttaataattcttgTATCTATCGTATTCATAAGTTAgggaaacaaaattaatttttttaccgtaaaattttccaaactaataattataagcATTACAACGTCCAACTTTCAACCTCAATTTATCCTGAggatcataatttttttaattgatttcgAATTTATGTCGGATGGTAACATTTTAGAATCTATCTACCGGTAcacttcttataaaaaaaatgtattgtttaaaatttttgttatatattataaatatttttttttatttgagcgtatatttaaaagtaaatctAGTTAAAAGATAGAATATATTAATTGATCTTTATTAggatttaattagtttaggaGTGTagtatgatattttttaacaagacAAAAGATAGTCTCTCTCCAATCTTTGTGTGATCCTCAAACCTATCTGTTAAAAATACATAATGGTGTGCATGCTCATCACTTGAGTTGGAAtaacattattaaattttaattttcaatcttcattaatatttgttttatagaAATATTGAACTTGAATcgctttattttattttaaatatgtacgtaaataattaaatatataagtttaatttagaGTGAGGTATAATTGTAACTTTTTAGGAATTATTTTGACCAACTTTCAATCTTCAatgtttgaaacttttatgTCTTGTACTTAACTACtgtacaaattaatttaatttatgtttgtaactttgtatgacttttatttatggataatgtttataaaagaGTTTGATTCTAATATTTATGCATAAACGATTCTGTTTCGATTCCATTTTATTTGTACATAAGtggatttaatttctatttgatttGACACAGATGAAtggttttttgtattttttggtTCGGTGCAGTTTTGGCTTCAAACGAACAATGAACGTCTCTAATTGCTGATATGTTGTATTATTTATCGACTACGAGAAttgaatctaaattttgttatatgtgcaaattcaaatttacttttgcAGTGGGTTATATTTGCTAATATTTTGTGTTAATTGCTATGTTtgcaacttcttttttttagtgatctctttctctcatGTTCGTTGATGCTAAACTATTTTAACACACTCTCTtgtgtaaatataaaaagaagtgTGAGGTCTTCGCtattttttcaacttcttaTCCTCTAAATGGTTTTCTATGTTTGTTTTAGGGGatgtaatatattttagtttgtccGTCTTtcgttatttttttagtatctTTTGGTTTACTTATATTTCAACAGGAAGGGAGAAATACAAATTATCGAAAATAAccaatttgaatataattgaGTGAATAAGATATCAATCAATATCATTTCAAATCGATTACCTATCTCAAAtttgtagaaaagaaaaattgaagaagacaaaatcaataactaattttgtaatttttaaaaaatagaattaaggGTGAGCATgataaccaaaaaaatcaaccaattCTAAGTTGGTCGATTGGGATCAGTTTTGAAAAGTCTGAAAtcgaaaattttcaaaaagtatttttaagtGTTAAACCGAcccaaccaaacaaaaatcGACAAAAACCAACCGACCTTTACTCATGAATATCgaggttggtttgaacatttaattaaaccaATTATGGTTAGTTCGGTGAcgattttgtcaaaaaaaaaaaaaacaaccccGACCGATAATCACCTAGATTATATGTATaagaatgttttatttaggtAACCAATGCCACGTAGGTTGAGAATAAAATTTGTCTTGTCTTGATTCTTGTTGGAAAAGCcaccattttatttatgtaattttttttttaattaatggttATTCTCATTATTTTATTGCATAGATATTCTCAAACTTCTTTCCTTAGGCCTCCAAGTGGCATCATTTTGTGCTTCCATgactttctctctctaatatTTGACTTAGTTTCATGAGAGAGATACTTTGTAATTACTTTCTTACCCTTCCTCCTTTATTATTGTTCCTACTCATTCTTTAACCCTCAAAACATAACTCTTTTTTGCCTTAACCTCACTTTTTCTCTACAAAAGTATGAATTATTCATTGGCAAAAGTGGAGTCATATAATCATTATAATTTGGCCAATTTTGTTAGTACAACCCTATTATAATTACCCTTAACTTCAACCTTTTATCTACTATCAATATGTTATCGGAAAACaaagattctttttcttccatgaAGTCAACTAGAAAGAAGAGTTTCAATCTATTATTGAAAGTAGTTGGTTTAAAACTATTGATTTTGGTTACTTCAACTTTCTTCTATGGAATATGAATACATTTGAtccataaaaaatgttaatttttaatcatcattgtttgattttttgtatACCAATACATCGGtttgacttttcttttccataagAACTGTAGtcatatttgttgtttttctagAATGAATctctattttattgataatttagTAGGGGTATAAACCTAAATATACTCACGAGAGGAATATACTTAAGAAAAGAATACTTcaataccctccctcaaactcaaggttcGAATCACGAACTTGAGTTTGCTAATAACTAAGAAAACTAGAATAGAATTAGAAACGCTGAGAGAACAAAcataaagaaactaaaacaaaacttaagcAAAATTGATATGAGCGAAACTGACCTAGAGGGTTAGTGGGTCTGAGCGTCGACGACAGTATGAGTTTCACGGATCTGGATTGACAGGAGACAGACAGATAGATGGAACGACGTCGTCATTCATTGACGAGCGGTGGTTCTGAAGGTCAAAAGAGCAAAGATGCAAATATGTGAGGGGATTCGTTTGTAGATCTAAACTGGTACAGATCAGATGTGAGCGAAGATGCGACAAATATGTGGATCGAAAGGGCAACGGCGGATTGGAGGGGCGACAACAAATCTGAGAAAAGAAGAAGCGGCGACGAGTTGTAGATTTAAAGGCGTGGATGGCAGATCTGACGGCATAAGGTTTTTGAAACATATGGACAATGACTATACAATAGAAAATTCAGGATGGTTTGCTTCCATCAACGAATGATCAACTAAGGCAGACAAACGGGATGCAATGGCTAGACTACAATGAGACCAAGAAAAACCTAAgactctgataccatgttgtatttttagaatgaatctttatttcattaataatttagtaggGGTAGAAGCCTAAATATACTCAAAGAGGAATATACTAAAGGAAATAAAATCTCCAGAacaatatctaaaaaaatacacCAACTaatattgatgttttttttttttctttttttgtcaaaatcaCTAGAGTTATATTTTTGATTATATCTCGGTACCcttcaaagtttgaaaatagtaatcttatttaaaagtaaaataataacaattgaaaaaaaggattgaaaggtttgttttgaaagaaaacataagtTTTGATTAGTTGTATATATGATTGGAACATTTTGATCAAATACACTATTTCTAAAAGACCTCCAAAAAGGAATAGTCAACCCaaagtatttttgttgataattTGTTCTTCACATCCCTTAAGTCTTACTCACATAAAGGTTTAGGCAAACAAATAGTTGTTATAATTAGTGAGTTTATGGTTTGTATTTAGGGTATAGACTAGTATTTGGGAAAAAGGGTATTtggggaaagaaaaagagtaagaAGGGAAGAGTTCAATTACCTAATTCATTGatacttaattttataatacaCAGAAAATGAAAGACCAAGAACATGAAACCAAACACAAGAAACCATTACAAAAGTTTGTTTGCTgccattttcaaatttcaactcattacccaattaattaattcattccCAACTAATaatgataacaataataaaattcaaatcattttccatttcatataaataaatctccattttccaaccaaacaaaaccattcttcttcttctttttcttcccgATAATTCCCGCCATGGAAATTGACTTCCAGTCGCCGGAGATCCACCGCGGAGCCACCGCCTCCATaataaaatcaaccaaattcAAAGGCAGAAACAGAAGTAACAATAATGGCAACAAGTTCGTCGGAGTCCGGCAACGGCCGTCCGGCAGATGGGTAGCGGAAATCAAAGACACAACGAAGAAAATTCGAATGTGGCTCGGAACTTTCGAGACCGCCGAAGAAGCCGCCCGTGCTTACGATGAAGCCGCTTGTCTTCTTCGAGGTTCGAACACAAGAACCAATTTCATTCctcaaatctcaacaaattCCCCAATCGCTTCTCGGATTCGTTCTCTCTTAAACACCAAAAAAACCGTAAATCGAAAACCCCCGGAAAAACCCACCACCTCCGCCGCCGTCTCTGCCGGTTCCGCCGTCGTGGACCCGTCAATTAAAGACGATGGATTGTTCGAGGGAGCGTATAAACCGGATATGACTAATTGTTTGGAAGAAAGAGAGGTGAGTTCTTGTGATTCGTGTTGCTCTGAATCTTGTGAATTGGGGGTTTCATTGGCGGAGAATGGGACAGTGAGTTCAGAGGAATTGGAGTTGTGTGCTTTTGAGAGAATGAAAGTTGAGAGACAAATTTCAGCCTCTTTGTATGCTATTAATGGAGTTCAAGAGTATATGGAGGCTGTTCATGAAGCTTCTGAACCCATTTGGGATCTTCCACCACTCTGTTCTTTGTTCTGTTGacgatgatgaagaagaagaagaagaagacaaagaaagggttttctgtttctttctctccctcttttttggtttaaattttgtatacaaATTTGTATGTTGATGATCATAAAAggtaaattaaagaaattaaatgcaactttatgtttttgtttcaaaaatatatatatttctcttatttccaaatttctactctcttttttattcatttgatCGTTTCGTCTCTTCTGCTGAAGGTGGAGTTGAACCATGCTAATGCATTTTTTCCCTCTCATCTACGTGATTCTAACTCAATACAAATGTGATCTTTTGGTTATACgaataatatcatataatataaaagaaaatacgtAACCTTCCATGAATAAGAGATTTGAGCCAAATAATTTCACGTTGTCTCTTTTAACATATGTTTACACGCTATACTGATTAAGTTTCAAAAGTAATTGTTTCCACGATAGAAAATATTACCTTTCTCATACAAGCAAAACATTAGCTCTACTTTGTAGAATAAAGAAAACTCGTAAGGGAGACAAATGTCAAAATCTCCTTTGAAGAAGGGACATATTTATAGATTAATTTGTATCATTTGGATAATATGTTccttcttcaagttggttaaaatttgagatgaaGATATATCGATGAAAGAATGCAACTAATGAAATTGAAACTAGAACACTAGACGAtaatgaaagttttttttttcccttcatatTTTGGTGTTGAAGTTTTAGGAATGACCCTTGTAATGATTCATAGTCAATGTTTCAATagaaaatatgataataacaataataataattattattattttgatggttataTTGTAACTATATTATGGTAATAATGTTGTGTTTTTGTCATAGatgtaaaattgaatttatatctAAAATTGTTAGGTCTTCTCTATATATTTGAGAAGAAGATTTTGGTGTCAGAGgttcttcttctccctttcaaacttttgattttttctgtGTGCAATAGTTTCCttgatttcatttcttatatCGGCAACTGCACATTTGAGTTGGAAAGTTGTGTTAATCTAGGGAGCAACTAGCATATGCGATTTAGCACCAAGGTTGcaccaaaattttcttttgaggtAGTGTGGTTCATCACGTCACAACAACAATCGACATTTGTTTATGTTGAAACCACTTCGCTGGAACACTTTGTCAGAACAACAAAACCTGCAAAACATAAATTCCTCAATTGTTGGGCAGAGTCGCGGAACTTGCTTTTTTAAAGACATTTCGCGACTCTACTCTAGGTGCTAGCAGTTGTTACAGTCCTGTCGTCTCCAGGATAAAACAACGTTCTGCGTTGGTGAAAACAACACTTGGACCCACCAGACCCACCAAAATACCCAACACTCAAGAAAGAACACTTACTGCGCttgaaagaataaagaaataaatactaaaagtttttattgtttgtgaaGAGAAGGAATATGagagaaaaacttttgttgttgttgggtTGAAAAGAGAGGGGAGAATGAGTTTTTACCGGAGAAGTGTGAGGGATAAGggagtaataataatattaatatgtgACCACAAattattcacattttttaaggaggtaaaaaagagagattttaCTGTTCTCCATAGTTGAGGAAGACTCAACCACTCCCTATTTTTTGGCCATCtactattattcttttttttcatctacAATCCCctaaaaatttgaacataTTTTTATCGAGTAGTGtctatatatgtaatattGTGCTTAAGTAAAGATGTCTTACGACTTGAACCTTTACATAGTGACAATGATCATAATATTGTAAAGTAACTCttgattttgaactttaaCACTAGTAACATTGCACACACAACATTATTCGAGTGAATTTCTAAAATGTCCGTGCTTTAATGCCTCACACGTCTATCCTAATTTAGTGGACACTTTAGAGAATTTGCCTAAAATTTCATAGGAAGCGGCCCTCACTTCCACATCCACAAAAGGTGAATCTATCAGGAGTACTCCTATAGCTAGGTACCCCACTTGACATCAAGTATAGAATTCATTAAGAACTACGTTCAACCGTTTCTTTCGCTTCAAGATGTCAAGCTAATCAAAAGAATGGAACTCCCAGGTGTTCTAGCACGATTCTCTTCATATCACTTGTGATCAATTATTACCTGTTGAACTTGATTCTTGGGATCTCCAGTATTTCAAGTTGGATTTGCCTCAcaaacaatttgtttttctatagGCTTGAGTCTCATACTTTCTGAGGTTCTGAAAACCTTCTCTCTAGCTAGTCCTTTTGGCAAAGGATCGACCATGTTATCATCAGTCCGTACGTAATCCACTATAAATGCACCAATAGTGAGAAACTCTCTAATGGTACCGTGCTTAGAACATATTTATCGTCTCTTGCcattgtaataataattatgaacTTTTGCAATAGCTA
This is a stretch of genomic DNA from Cucumis sativus cultivar 9930 chromosome 4, Cucumber_9930_V3, whole genome shotgun sequence. It encodes these proteins:
- the LOC101203179 gene encoding ethylene-responsive transcription factor ERN1, with product MEIDFQSPEIHRGATASIIKSTKFKGRNRSNNNGNKFVGVRQRPSGRWVAEIKDTTKKIRMWLGTFETAEEAARAYDEAACLLRGSNTRTNFIPQISTNSPIASRIRSLLNTKKTVNRKPPEKPTTSAAVSAGSAVVDPSIKDDGLFEGAYKPDMTNCLEEREVSSCDSCCSESCELGVSLAENGTVSSEELELCAFERMKVERQISASLYAINGVQEYMEAVHEASEPIWDLPPLCSLFC